In the genome of Notamacropus eugenii isolate mMacEug1 chromosome 5, mMacEug1.pri_v2, whole genome shotgun sequence, one region contains:
- the LOC140507746 gene encoding olfactory receptor 8G1-like, whose amino-acid sequence MDRGNNTAVSKFIFEGLTQRPELQIPLLLLFLSIYMVTIVGNLGMITLIHISSLLHTPMYYLLSSLSFIDLCQSTVIIPKMLMNFVSEKNIISYNECMIQLYFFLIFVIAECHMLAAMAYDRYVAICRPLLYNVIMSHQVCIWLVGGVYMVSLVGATAHTGCMLRVFFCKNNVINHYFCDVNPLLELSCSSTYINELMVICFSSFNIFVPTLTIVSSYIFIIASILHIPSTEGRSKAFSTCSSHMAAVGFFFGSVAFMYLQPSSVSSMEQGKVSSVFYSILVPMMNPLIYSLRNKDVKIAMKKFMMRRTFWVKKRNISDDAGHFS is encoded by the coding sequence ATGGACAGAGGGAATAACACTGCAGTGTCAAAGTTCATCTTTGAAGGGCTAACACAGAGGCCAGAGCTCCAGATTCCCCTCTTACTGCTATTCTTGAGCATTTATATGGTCACCATTGTGGGGAACCTGGGCATGATAACACTGATTcacatttcttctctcctccacacTCCCATGTATTATTTACTCAGCAGCTTGTCTTTCATTGATCTCTGTCAGTCTACTGTGATCATCCCTAAAATGTTGATGAATTTTGTGTCAGAGAAGAATATCATCTCCTACAATGAATGCATGATTCAGCTctacttcttcctcatttttgtaATTGCTGAGTGTCACATGTTGGCAGCTATGGCCTATGACCGTTATGTTGCCATCTGTAGGCCCTTATTGTATAATGTTATTATGTCCCATCAGGTTTGCATTTGGTTAGTAGGTGGTGTATACATGGTTAGTTTAGTTGGTGCCACAGCACACACAGGCTGCATGCTTAGAGTGTTCTTCTGTAAAAACAATGTCATCAACCATTACTTTTGTGATGTCAATCCCCTCCTAGAGCTCTCTTGCTCCAGTACCTATATTAATGAATTGATGGTTATTTGCTTCAGTTCGTTTAATATCTTTGTCCCGACCCTGACCATTGTTAGCTCTTACATCTTCATTATTGCCAGCATTCTCCATATTCCCTCCACTGAAGGGAGGTCCAAGGCTTTCAGCACCTGCAGCTCTCACATGGCAGCAGTTGGTTTCTTCTTTGGTTCTGTTGCATTCATGTACCTACAACCCTCTTCAGTCAGCTCCATGGAACAAGGGAAAGTGTCCTCTGTGTTTTACTCAATCCTTGTCCCTATGATGAACCCTCTGATCTACAGTCTGAGGAACAAGGATGTGAAAATTGCCATGAAAAAATTTATGATGAGGAGAACGTTCtgggtaaaaaaaagaaatatcagtgATGATGCTGGACATTTTTCTTGA
- the LOC140508989 gene encoding olfactory receptor 8G1-like — protein sequence MDKGNNSAVSKFILEGLTHRPELQIPLLLLFLSIYMVTVVGNLGMITLILISSLLHTPMYYLLSSLSFIDLCHSTVIVPKMLVNFVSEKNIISYNECMTQLYFFLIFIIAECHILAAMAYVRYVAICRPLLYNVVVSHQVCFWLVGGSYVMGLVGATAHTGCMLRVVFCKDNVINHYFCDLNPLLELSCSSTYVNEVMIFCLSTFNIIIPTLTIVSSYFFIIANILRIRSTEGRSKAFSTCSSHMAAVGFFFGSGTFMYLQPSSVNSMEQGKVSSVFYSILVPILNPLIYSLRNKDVKVAMKKFMEGKIFW from the coding sequence ATGGACAAAGGAAATAACTCGGCAGTGTCAAAGTTCATCCTGGAAGGGCTAACACACAGGCCAGAGCTCCAAATTCCCCTCTTACTGCTATTCTTGAGCATTTATATGGTCACCGTTGTGGGGAACCTGGGCATGATAACACtgattctcatttcttctctcctccacacTCCCATGTATTATTTACTCAGCAGCTTGTCTTTCATTGATCTCTGCCATTCTACAGTGATAGTCCCCAAAATGTTAGTGAATTTTGTGTCAGAGAAGAATATCATCTCCTACAATGAATGCATGACTCAGctctatttcttcctcatttttataataGCTGAGTGTCATATATTGGCAGCTATGGCCTATGTCCGTTATGTTGCCATCTGTAGGCCTCTCCTATATAATGTTGTTGTTTCCCATCAGGTTTGCTTTTGGTTAGTAGGGGGTTCATATGTGATGGGCTTGGTTGGTGCCACAGCTCACACAGGCTGCATGCTCAGAGTGGTCTTCTGCAAGGACAATGTCATCAACCATTACTTCTGTGATCTCAATCCCCTCCTAGAGCTCTCTTGCTCCAGCACTTATGTCAATGAAGTGATGATATTTTGCCTTAGTACATTTAATATCATCATCCCAACTCTGACCATTGTTAGCTCTTACTTCTTCATTATTGCCAATATTCTCCGTATTCGCTCCACTGAAGGGAGGTCCAAGGCTTTCAGCACATGCAGCTCTCACATGGCAGCAGTGGGCTTCTTCTTTGGTTCCGGTACATTCATGTACTTACAACCCTCTTCagtcaactccatggaacaagggAAGGTGTCCTCTGTGTTTTATTCAATCCTTGTCCCTATATTGAACCCTCTGATCTACAGCCTGAGGAACAAGGATGTGAAAGTTGCCATGAAGAAATTCATGGAGGGGAAAATCTTCtggtga